The Rhizobium grahamii DNA window CGGTTCTCATCGCGAATAGGCAGTATGCAAACACGTGTTTAGACGCCTAGCTGTCGAAGGGAGCGTTCATCACGAAATCCGCAGAAGACGGCCCTTCGTAGCCGGCCACATACCGCTGTCCGAAGTCGCGCAGAAAATTGTCGTAGCTCGTGTCTGGAGCGTTCTCGATCATGTGGCAGAAGCAGCTGGTCATCTTCTTCTTCAAACTCAACCTTGGGAAGGCGTCGACGATCGCCCTTATCTCTTCAGCTGGAATTTGGGAATACTGCAGACCGACCACATCGAGGCAGATACCGGCCGTACAAAGCGCAACCTCCGGCTCCTTGTAGAGTCCGATCGAGGGCGTCGAGTTGAGGGCTACACTATCCCAGATAAGTTGCGCCCGCTGGCCGACCACCCCGGCTTCCAACGCGAAGCGTCGCGCAATATCGGCCCCTTCGACCTCGAAGCGGCGCGGTCCCGAAACGACGTATTCAACGTCACGTCATGCAGAAGGGTGCCTAGGGCAACAACTTCTTCGTCGTGATCGATATTCTGAATCTTCGCCAGGCTCGCCGCAAACAGCCACGAGCGCATTACGTGATTGAATAAGTATGGCTCGTATATTTTTCCGGCGTACTCCAACGCCTTTCGGACAATCTCGGTATCCGGCACAACCACGCCGGCAAGGGTGCGTTTGAGTTCAACAGCCATCACTATCTCCAGGCAATAGGTCTCAGGTCCACTGGAGCTGCATGATTAAATAACTTCGAATTCCGATGTCACTATACGTTGTAAGTACCGGCCCGCATTCGGGCGCCAGCACGTTCGGTTTCCGTCTTTGTGCAGAGAATTCGATGGCGTCCGCCAAATCAGACTTCGTCCGTCCATCGTGAAAACGTGGCTGCCTGACCTCGATATTTCCCATCGGCGTCCACAAGCTGCCAAACGAGGCCATCTTCCATCCAGAAGCGGGAACCTGATTTGCGGACGCGAAGGCCACGATAGTTCTCAATGAACCCATTCGTCGCAACTGCATCCAACAACCGCTGACGTTCTTCACGATCTGGCGCTTCCGCTGAAAGGCGTGAGGGTAATGAGGTAAACTCATCCCACCCATAACCAAAGAGATCTTGAGCGCTTTGATTGGCGTAAACGAACCGTGGGTCGGGATCGGTGTTGTGCGCGACCACGATGAAGCGGGCGTTTCTGTAAAGCCACGTCGGGCCCAGCGTCGGATCGAGGAGTGGCTTTCCGACAACTCGTCGGTAGCTCTCGGTCAGAAGCTCGCAATATGCGAGATCGGTCGATAGGTCCGGTGTGCGGGCGGCCGTTCCAAAGGCGTGTGTCACGTCAATCTCCAACAAGGTCGCCGCTGGTCTAAAATCACGCGCTTCCAGCGTCAGTCAGTTTCGTCATCTGCGAAATTTCGGAATCCGCTCGCATGTGAATAGCGGAAGCTACGACGGCCAGGCAATCGTCAGCTCCCTTAAGCGCTCCCATTCTCAGGGGAGCGCGAGAGCCCGGAAGATTAGGTGTTTAATCCCGGC harbors:
- a CDS encoding MEKHLA domain-containing protein, with amino-acid sequence MTHAFGTAARTPDLSTDLAYCELLTESYRRVVGKPLLDPTLGPTWLYRNARFIVVAHNTDPDPRFVYANQSAQDLFGYGWDEFTSLPSRLSAEAPDREERQRLLDAVATNGFIENYRGLRVRKSGSRFWMEDGLVWQLVDADGKYRGQAATFSRWTDEV